The Halosimplex litoreum genome has a window encoding:
- a CDS encoding ArsR/SmtB family transcription factor: MSHLLPRKSRADQPDGQPEVVGLDGVDSGVVFSVLSSELARSILSELYREPATQSDLAERVDTSIQNADYHLDNLAEAGLVTVVDQWYSEKGTEMDVYAPAGDPLVLVAGGDGLLDDARRAVADTEAVETASDGER, from the coding sequence ATGAGCCACCTGTTACCTCGAAAGTCACGAGCCGACCAGCCGGACGGCCAGCCGGAGGTCGTCGGGCTCGACGGCGTCGATTCCGGTGTCGTCTTCTCGGTCCTCTCTTCCGAGCTCGCCCGGTCGATCCTCTCGGAACTCTACCGTGAGCCGGCGACACAGTCGGACCTGGCCGAGCGTGTCGACACGTCGATCCAGAACGCCGACTACCACCTCGACAACCTCGCCGAGGCCGGTCTCGTCACCGTCGTCGACCAGTGGTACTCCGAGAAGGGGACGGAGATGGACGTGTACGCCCCCGCGGGCGACCCGCTGGTGCTGGTCGCCGGTGGGGACGGGCTGCTCGACGACGCACGCCGGGCCGTCGCGGACACCGAGGCGGTCGAGACGGCCAGCGACGGAGAACGGTGA
- a CDS encoding PAS domain S-box protein, which translates to MFPVGSDPLRCAVAGTEAVAAALSNATAGGEGSLAVESVDPPADADAQVTERESDCLVVDSGATGVDAETVLERRNAERPEIPVVVLTDGWDAAREAAALSAGATETLPRRLAETDPGLLVGRVRSAVDREHASDAVEALYETVAGVAAVHDPETGDLIDANRAFCELVGSDRETVRSTALAEFTAEVPGYDRERLANAVTSVGDRADATGDGRDATDEGPDPIELEWPVETADGSVRWVESRLRPVALGGRRVVLAASVDVTERRRRERAYEQVFDSVNDVITVHDPWAERLVEVNETMADLTGYGRETLVEMDVQGFTVDEPGSGGERAYEVARRVAATGEAETDEWTVETAAGARRVLEVDLAPATIAGEDRVLALARDVTERRESQRRLQRERDRRSVLFENNPDPMLRVRFEDEEPTIREVNPAFETTFGYSADEVVGSGVGEAVVPESEREEYEQLRATVARGEPVDHEITRQTADGLREFLVRVIHFSADRPADRDGGSDADGPADRDGPADAYVWYTDVTERRELERTYRNVFENVSDGLILHDPETGEILDVNDRFCEMNGYEPEELRGETVDVITGPDHAYEDARERIRAAREEGPQLFEWRNQRESGETFPAEVHLSVVDIRGEERVLGSVRDVTERKRRQREYEQIFDGVNDGIVVQDPETAQPLDANRTFLDRLGYDSVAAVREAGLVGLSATDAGYTAERAREICRRVMETGEPETVEWLQETNAGERRWVEATVDAAVIGGEDRVVSMQRDVTERKRRERLIRALHESTDDLQEAETPEEVCEAAIDAATEVLDLWLPTCWLRGGDDESSDADVLAPVAAGDAVADLSPGDGPKPLEPGDLEYEAYESGERGVYDPAALDGGTPPGDAVLVPLGERGLFGAVDRDGDGFDDVTLDAAGILARHVTAALDRVERARELRESERRFRLIAEHIDEVVYVATADFSEIRYINDAYEDIYGRPVSELAADPTSFVEAAHPDDRADYEADVERLIADVEAGDPADTYDGEYRIERDGETRWVTVTRFPVENEDGTVDRIVGRVQDVTERKRRQREYEQIFDGVTDAITVFDPEAGDITDVNETYREMLDYDLETIRELGIEGLSATDEGYSGDRGWDLIREVAETGEPETVEWRAVTGSGERVWLEVTLAPAAIGGELRVLSIQRDVTERKRRQREYEQIFDGVTDAITVQDPETGEMLDCNERMCELTGYDREQLLADGMDAVTVPEEGYSSERARERIQDVMDGEEPGSHEWLLERADGERRRVEVTDTPATINGQRRYLAIIRDITERRRTERRLGAILDRIDEAIFVTRARELTVASQSPDYVSSGYERIWGQSLEAIRETYEDGFFGTLHPDDESEYRAFVEAVVADVEDGTAADSYSHEYRIERPDGQLRWVQSDYYPTDWETGADRLVIVSRDVTDRKARERRIASFDDATDDLATADTPAEATRTAVEAAAETLGLPAVGAFLYDGDDGVLRPEVLTGPLPADEAVDPVGPGDGPLWDGFATGTIVAPDGGRDEAGFVGGGNGADGGGPGVLAELSTWRALALGNHGVLLVGAPEGELGPETIQGAHVLAATLEAALNHLEGRQRLEAREEQLRTQTERAERLDRIARLTQRVEAAITDATDPGEVERAVCERLASSGPYDLAWVGGVEVGTDRLVPRAVVGASEGYVEGLDLTTTDDTADPHPAVAAWGHEAVRVADSLVGAGPADDWRRRSLAEGFQSLCAVPLTYDGTTHGALTVGTDSPKAFGEREREVLAQLGTSIANALAAVERRRALESDETVELEFAGPGETLPFARAADTADCRVSLERTVSRRDGSVSVYYGFEGDVPDDAQTIARRTLPGTVDVVAEEASSTLVETRADEWFGAPLAEYGGVLREATADPDEATVVVEVPRQADVRSFVDRLAGVAPSLDLVARRQHRRRDRTPAELADRAREQLTDRQFEVLRTALSAGYFEWPRANDGGEVAGRLDITQPTFNKHLRIAEREVFGLLFDTDS; encoded by the coding sequence ATGTTTCCGGTGGGGTCCGACCCCCTGCGGTGTGCGGTCGCGGGTACGGAGGCGGTCGCGGCGGCGCTCTCGAACGCGACAGCGGGCGGCGAGGGGTCGCTGGCGGTCGAGTCCGTCGATCCGCCAGCGGACGCGGACGCGCAGGTCACCGAACGCGAATCGGACTGTCTGGTCGTCGATAGCGGCGCGACCGGTGTCGACGCGGAGACGGTTCTCGAGCGGCGCAACGCCGAACGGCCCGAGATACCGGTTGTCGTGCTGACCGACGGATGGGACGCCGCCCGAGAAGCGGCGGCGCTGTCGGCGGGGGCGACCGAGACGCTGCCCCGTCGGCTCGCCGAGACCGACCCGGGGCTGCTGGTCGGGCGGGTCCGTTCGGCCGTCGACCGCGAGCACGCGAGCGACGCAGTCGAGGCGTTGTACGAGACTGTAGCCGGCGTGGCCGCGGTCCACGACCCGGAGACCGGCGACCTGATCGACGCCAATCGGGCGTTCTGCGAGCTGGTGGGGTCAGACCGCGAGACGGTGCGGTCGACGGCGCTCGCCGAGTTCACGGCCGAGGTGCCCGGGTACGACCGCGAGCGGCTGGCCAACGCGGTCACGAGCGTCGGCGACCGAGCGGACGCGACGGGTGACGGGCGAGACGCGACTGACGAGGGACCGGACCCGATCGAACTGGAGTGGCCGGTCGAGACGGCCGACGGGTCGGTTCGGTGGGTCGAATCCCGGCTGCGACCGGTCGCGCTGGGCGGACGGAGGGTCGTCCTCGCCGCGTCGGTCGACGTGACCGAGCGCCGCCGCCGCGAGCGGGCCTACGAGCAGGTGTTCGACAGCGTCAACGACGTGATCACGGTCCACGACCCGTGGGCCGAACGGCTCGTCGAGGTCAACGAGACGATGGCCGACCTGACCGGGTACGGCCGGGAGACCCTCGTCGAGATGGACGTCCAGGGTTTCACCGTCGACGAGCCGGGATCGGGCGGCGAGCGTGCCTACGAGGTCGCCCGCCGGGTCGCCGCGACGGGGGAAGCCGAGACCGACGAGTGGACGGTCGAGACGGCGGCTGGCGCGCGCCGAGTGCTGGAGGTGGACCTCGCGCCTGCGACGATCGCCGGCGAGGACCGGGTCCTGGCGCTGGCGCGGGACGTGACCGAGCGCCGCGAGTCCCAGCGGCGGCTCCAGCGTGAGCGCGACCGTCGGTCGGTACTGTTCGAGAACAACCCGGACCCGATGCTCAGAGTCCGTTTCGAGGACGAGGAGCCGACGATCCGAGAGGTCAACCCAGCCTTCGAGACGACGTTCGGCTATTCGGCCGACGAGGTCGTCGGCTCGGGCGTCGGCGAGGCGGTCGTCCCGGAGAGCGAGCGCGAGGAGTACGAGCAACTGCGAGCGACGGTCGCCCGCGGCGAGCCCGTCGACCACGAGATCACCCGCCAGACGGCCGACGGACTCCGGGAGTTTCTGGTCAGGGTCATCCACTTCAGCGCGGATCGGCCGGCCGACCGCGACGGGGGGAGTGACGCCGACGGGCCGGCCGACCGCGACGGGCCGGCCGACGCCTACGTCTGGTACACCGACGTCACCGAGCGGCGGGAGCTGGAGCGGACCTACCGCAACGTCTTCGAGAACGTCTCGGACGGGCTGATACTCCACGACCCCGAGACTGGAGAGATCCTCGACGTCAACGACCGCTTTTGCGAGATGAACGGCTACGAACCCGAGGAGCTGCGCGGGGAGACGGTCGACGTGATCACGGGGCCGGACCACGCCTACGAGGACGCCCGCGAACGCATCAGAGCGGCCCGCGAGGAGGGGCCCCAGCTGTTCGAGTGGCGCAACCAGCGCGAGAGCGGCGAGACGTTCCCCGCTGAAGTTCACCTCAGCGTCGTCGACATCCGCGGTGAAGAGCGCGTCCTCGGCAGTGTCCGGGACGTGACCGAGCGCAAGCGCCGCCAGCGCGAGTACGAGCAGATCTTCGACGGCGTCAACGACGGGATCGTCGTTCAGGACCCCGAGACGGCCCAACCGCTCGACGCGAACCGAACGTTTCTCGACCGTCTGGGGTACGACAGCGTCGCCGCGGTCCGCGAGGCGGGCCTCGTGGGGCTCAGCGCGACCGATGCGGGGTACACGGCCGAACGGGCGCGGGAGATCTGCCGCCGCGTCATGGAGACGGGCGAACCAGAGACCGTCGAGTGGCTCCAGGAGACGAACGCGGGCGAGCGCCGCTGGGTCGAGGCGACGGTCGACGCGGCGGTTATCGGCGGCGAAGACCGCGTCGTCTCGATGCAACGGGACGTGACCGAGCGCAAGCGCCGCGAGCGGCTGATCCGCGCGCTCCACGAGTCGACCGACGACCTCCAGGAGGCGGAGACGCCCGAAGAAGTCTGCGAGGCCGCCATCGACGCCGCGACCGAGGTGCTAGACCTCTGGCTGCCCACCTGCTGGCTCCGCGGAGGCGACGACGAGAGCAGTGACGCGGACGTGCTCGCCCCGGTCGCCGCCGGCGACGCGGTCGCGGATCTCTCCCCGGGCGACGGGCCGAAGCCGCTCGAGCCCGGCGATCTGGAGTACGAGGCCTACGAGTCCGGCGAACGGGGCGTCTACGACCCGGCGGCGCTCGACGGCGGGACGCCACCGGGGGACGCGGTGCTCGTCCCGCTGGGCGAGCGCGGGCTGTTCGGCGCGGTCGACCGGGACGGCGACGGGTTCGACGACGTGACGCTCGACGCCGCGGGGATCCTCGCTCGCCACGTCACCGCCGCACTGGACCGCGTCGAACGCGCTCGGGAACTCCGGGAGAGCGAGCGCCGCTTTCGGCTGATCGCCGAGCACATCGACGAGGTCGTCTACGTGGCGACGGCCGACTTCTCCGAGATACGCTATATCAACGACGCCTACGAGGACATCTACGGACGCCCCGTCTCGGAGCTCGCGGCCGACCCCACGTCGTTCGTCGAGGCGGCCCACCCCGACGACCGGGCCGACTACGAGGCCGACGTCGAGCGCTTGATCGCGGACGTCGAAGCGGGCGACCCGGCGGACACCTACGACGGCGAGTACCGGATCGAACGCGACGGGGAGACCCGGTGGGTCACCGTCACCCGGTTCCCGGTCGAAAACGAGGACGGGACCGTCGATCGGATCGTCGGCCGCGTGCAGGACGTGACCGAGCGCAAGCGCCGCCAGCGCGAGTACGAGCAGATCTTCGACGGTGTCACGGACGCGATCACGGTGTTCGACCCCGAGGCCGGCGACATAACCGACGTGAACGAGACCTACCGGGAGATGCTGGACTACGACCTCGAGACGATCCGGGAGCTGGGGATCGAGGGGCTCAGTGCAACCGACGAGGGCTACAGCGGCGACCGGGGGTGGGACCTCATTCGCGAGGTCGCCGAGACGGGCGAGCCCGAAACCGTCGAGTGGCGCGCCGTGACCGGCTCGGGCGAGCGGGTCTGGCTCGAAGTCACGCTCGCGCCGGCGGCGATCGGCGGCGAACTGCGGGTGCTGTCGATACAGCGCGACGTGACCGAGCGCAAGCGCCGCCAGCGCGAGTACGAGCAGATCTTCGACGGCGTCACGGACGCGATCACGGTTCAGGACCCGGAGACGGGCGAGATGCTCGACTGTAACGAGCGGATGTGCGAGCTGACGGGATACGACCGCGAGCAACTGCTCGCGGACGGGATGGACGCGGTCACCGTCCCGGAGGAGGGGTACTCGAGCGAGCGCGCCCGGGAGAGAATCCAGGACGTGATGGACGGCGAGGAGCCGGGCAGCCACGAGTGGCTGCTAGAGCGCGCCGACGGGGAGCGCCGACGGGTCGAAGTGACCGACACGCCGGCGACGATCAACGGCCAGCGCCGGTACCTGGCCATCATCCGCGACATCACCGAGCGGCGTCGAACCGAGCGGCGGCTCGGAGCGATCCTCGACCGGATCGACGAGGCCATCTTCGTGACCCGCGCCCGGGAGTTAACCGTCGCGTCCCAGTCGCCCGACTACGTGAGTTCCGGCTACGAGCGGATCTGGGGCCAGTCCCTGGAGGCGATCCGCGAGACCTACGAGGACGGCTTCTTCGGGACGCTCCACCCCGACGACGAGAGCGAGTACCGGGCGTTCGTCGAGGCGGTCGTCGCCGACGTCGAAGACGGGACGGCGGCCGACAGCTACTCCCACGAGTACCGTATCGAGCGCCCCGACGGCCAGCTGCGGTGGGTCCAGTCGGACTACTACCCCACCGACTGGGAGACCGGCGCCGACCGGCTCGTGATCGTGAGCCGCGACGTCACCGACCGGAAGGCCCGCGAACGGCGGATCGCGTCGTTCGACGACGCGACCGACGACCTCGCGACCGCGGACACCCCGGCGGAGGCGACGCGGACGGCCGTCGAGGCGGCCGCCGAGACGCTCGGTCTCCCGGCGGTCGGCGCGTTCCTCTACGACGGCGACGACGGCGTGCTCCGGCCGGAAGTCCTGACCGGGCCGCTCCCCGCCGACGAGGCCGTCGACCCCGTCGGGCCGGGGGACGGCCCGCTCTGGGACGGGTTCGCGACGGGAACGATCGTCGCCCCGGACGGCGGACGCGACGAGGCCGGCTTCGTCGGCGGTGGGAACGGGGCCGACGGCGGCGGCCCCGGCGTGCTGGCCGAACTGTCGACCTGGCGCGCGCTCGCGCTCGGCAACCACGGCGTCCTGCTGGTCGGCGCCCCCGAGGGCGAACTCGGACCAGAGACGATACAGGGAGCACACGTGCTGGCCGCGACGCTGGAGGCTGCGCTGAACCACCTCGAAGGGCGCCAGCGGCTCGAAGCTCGCGAGGAGCAGCTCCGCACCCAGACCGAGCGGGCCGAGCGCCTCGACCGGATCGCCCGGCTCACCCAGCGGGTCGAGGCCGCCATCACGGACGCGACCGACCCCGGCGAGGTCGAGCGGGCCGTCTGCGAGCGCCTCGCCAGCTCCGGCCCCTACGACCTGGCGTGGGTCGGTGGCGTCGAGGTCGGCACGGACCGTCTCGTCCCGCGCGCGGTCGTCGGCGCCTCGGAGGGGTACGTCGAAGGACTGGACCTGACGACGACCGACGACACGGCCGACCCTCACCCCGCGGTCGCGGCGTGGGGCCACGAGGCGGTGCGGGTGGCAGACTCGCTCGTCGGAGCGGGGCCGGCCGACGACTGGCGGCGTCGGAGCCTCGCGGAGGGGTTCCAGTCGCTGTGTGCCGTCCCGCTGACCTACGACGGGACCACCCACGGGGCGTTGACCGTCGGCACGGACTCGCCGAAGGCGTTCGGCGAGCGCGAGCGCGAGGTGCTCGCGCAGCTGGGCACCTCGATCGCGAACGCGCTCGCGGCCGTCGAGCGCCGACGGGCGCTGGAGTCCGACGAGACAGTCGAACTGGAGTTCGCCGGCCCGGGCGAGACGCTCCCGTTCGCCCGTGCCGCCGACACGGCCGACTGTCGGGTGTCCCTCGAGCGGACCGTCTCCCGACGGGACGGCTCGGTCAGCGTCTACTACGGCTTCGAGGGCGACGTGCCCGACGACGCGCAGACCATCGCGCGCCGAACGCTGCCCGGGACCGTCGACGTGGTGGCCGAGGAGGCGTCGTCGACGCTGGTGGAGACGCGGGCCGACGAGTGGTTCGGCGCACCGCTGGCGGAGTACGGCGGCGTCCTGCGCGAGGCGACGGCCGACCCCGACGAGGCGACGGTCGTCGTCGAGGTGCCGCGCCAGGCAGACGTGCGGTCGTTCGTCGACCGGTTGGCGGGGGTCGCGCCGTCGCTCGACCTCGTCGCTCGGCGCCAGCACCGGCGCCGGGACCGGACTCCGGCGGAACTGGCCGACCGAGCGCGCGAGCAACTCACCGACCGACAGTTCGAGGTCCTGCGGACCGCCCTCTCGGCCGGCTACTTCGAGTGGCCCCGGGCGAACGACGGCGGCGAGGTCGCCGGCCGCCTCGACATCACGCAGCCGACGTTCAACAAGCACCTCCGGATCGCCGAACGGGAGGTCTTCGGGCTGCTGTTCGACACCGATAGCTGA
- a CDS encoding ABC transporter substrate-binding protein, whose protein sequence is MTDDDTTETDAPTRRDYLRYSAVLSGGLLAGCAGGESAPTDPASDGTTPSATPTDTATEAPADGEPTATETATASGSQSYSVSMAPMGKVTFDAVPETWVPYGGDYADMGVALGQAEGMVGIGQSGEYYTEPYDELPGVSVDESEIEANDLVEAGMSKELFYELESDVHLIDTGMLRNWFDWGDDDIDEIRENVAPFLGNMIFRRSDGWHEHRYYTLYQAFEKLAAMFDERERFEAMQSLHDEFVADLQSRLPPASERPTVFLTYEGTNEPETFSPYRLTDQGTSKKQWNDLGVSDALAGTGIENLSTENRGELDYENLLTVDPDVLLVRGHEGKSAAEFRDTVLAYMADHPVASELTAVQNGRVYRSGYLRQGPIHNLFLTERAAKQLFPEEFGDVTSDEELFDRQRVTDIVDGAI, encoded by the coding sequence GACGCACCGACCCGACGCGACTATCTAAGGTACAGTGCCGTCCTGAGCGGCGGCCTGCTCGCCGGCTGTGCGGGCGGCGAATCGGCGCCGACGGACCCGGCGAGCGACGGAACTACGCCGTCAGCCACGCCGACAGACACAGCGACAGAGGCGCCGGCCGACGGCGAACCGACAGCCACCGAGACGGCGACCGCGAGCGGGTCGCAGTCGTATTCGGTGTCGATGGCGCCGATGGGGAAAGTGACCTTCGACGCGGTGCCCGAAACGTGGGTGCCCTACGGGGGGGACTACGCCGACATGGGCGTCGCGCTCGGACAGGCCGAGGGAATGGTCGGCATCGGGCAATCCGGCGAGTACTACACCGAACCCTACGACGAGCTTCCGGGCGTGAGCGTCGACGAATCGGAGATCGAGGCGAACGACCTGGTCGAGGCGGGGATGTCGAAAGAGCTGTTCTACGAACTGGAGAGCGACGTTCACCTCATCGACACGGGGATGTTGCGCAACTGGTTCGACTGGGGCGACGACGACATCGACGAGATCCGCGAGAACGTCGCGCCGTTCCTCGGGAACATGATCTTCCGGCGGTCGGACGGGTGGCACGAACACCGATACTACACCCTCTATCAGGCCTTCGAGAAGCTGGCCGCGATGTTCGACGAGCGCGAGCGCTTCGAGGCGATGCAGTCGCTCCACGACGAGTTCGTCGCCGACCTGCAGTCGCGGCTCCCTCCGGCCAGCGAACGGCCGACCGTGTTTCTGACCTACGAAGGCACGAACGAGCCCGAGACGTTCTCGCCGTACCGGCTCACCGACCAGGGGACGAGCAAGAAACAGTGGAACGACCTCGGCGTGAGCGACGCCCTCGCGGGGACCGGCATCGAGAACCTCAGCACCGAGAACCGAGGGGAGCTCGACTACGAGAACCTCCTCACCGTCGACCCCGACGTGTTGTTGGTCCGTGGCCACGAGGGCAAGTCCGCCGCCGAATTCCGTGACACCGTCCTCGCCTACATGGCGGACCACCCCGTCGCGAGCGAGTTGACGGCGGTCCAGAACGGCCGTGTCTACCGGAGCGGCTACCTCCGCCAGGGACCGATCCACAACCTGTTCCTCACCGAACGGGCGGCAAAGCAGCTGTTCCCCGAGGAGTTCGGTGACGTGACGAGTGACGAGGAGCTGTTCGACCGCCAGCGGGTCACGGATATCGTCGACGGGGCGATCTGA
- a CDS encoding FAD-dependent oxidoreductase yields MQNRRPSHPSGRCASGGRSRTGRPLDRWRTDSGRAAGPSHDPPTDEESATDSDRPAGRRPRPDEGSGSDDGADDPTVRTGEADRTDRSGDRAVRVPTDDAIGGYPDRQVLVVGATGVGATLALLLRRAGYDPLIVAGEDAPVRSRVTALTPSALATLDAVDVGSTVRSRGVAVRGVTVRDVDSTAPTDAASVGDRSATEASPVLVRTCGLRRALEARLGGRQRRRDTPVVALSPRDDGVAVEFADGVREWFDVVVDAGGLDPSFRPTSRSLVESATLVQYETETDDGLGGDRIRERYHDAALVQRLPCPDESRECVRVTARVPDRGQASDDLAPETALPNDIEVPTGLDGAEPTTVRQVRVPDRSPPPGSWGNGRVAACGPVACPVAPATGFRTALAVEDALAFVRALTRSGRPASAVVGAYAAGRARRLATLFGTTADGRSDHDYPVPDAAASPLAAVGRLRTVALGPALCERLAALEREGVR; encoded by the coding sequence ATGCAGAATCGTCGACCGTCGCATCCGAGTGGCCGTTGCGCGTCGGGCGGGCGAAGCCGGACCGGCCGTCCGCTCGACCGGTGGCGAACCGACTCCGGTCGCGCCGCCGGGCCGTCTCACGACCCGCCGACCGACGAGGAATCGGCGACCGATTCCGACCGGCCGGCGGGTCGGCGACCCCGTCCCGACGAGGGGTCGGGGTCCGACGACGGCGCCGACGACCCGACGGTCCGGACCGGAGAGGCCGACCGCACCGACCGGTCCGGCGACCGGGCGGTCCGGGTGCCGACCGACGACGCGATCGGCGGCTATCCCGACAGACAGGTCCTGGTCGTCGGGGCCACCGGGGTCGGCGCGACGCTCGCGCTGTTGCTCCGGCGAGCGGGGTACGACCCGTTGATCGTGGCTGGCGAGGACGCGCCGGTTCGGTCGCGGGTGACCGCCCTGACACCGTCGGCGCTGGCGACTCTCGACGCCGTCGACGTCGGTTCGACGGTGCGGAGCCGCGGCGTCGCCGTCCGTGGCGTCACCGTCCGAGACGTCGACTCGACTGCTCCGACCGACGCCGCGTCCGTCGGGGACCGGTCGGCGACCGAGGCGTCGCCGGTCCTCGTCCGGACCTGCGGGCTCCGCCGAGCGCTCGAAGCGCGCCTCGGCGGTCGCCAGCGCCGGCGCGACACGCCAGTCGTCGCCCTCTCCCCCCGTGACGACGGCGTCGCCGTCGAGTTCGCCGACGGCGTCCGCGAGTGGTTCGACGTGGTCGTCGACGCCGGCGGACTGGACCCTTCGTTTCGCCCGACCAGCCGATCCCTGGTCGAGTCAGCGACGCTGGTCCAGTACGAGACGGAAACGGACGACGGCCTCGGTGGGGATCGGATCCGGGAGCGGTACCACGACGCCGCGCTCGTGCAACGGCTCCCCTGTCCCGACGAGTCCCGTGAGTGCGTCCGGGTGACGGCCCGGGTCCCGGACCGCGGCCAGGCGAGCGACGACCTCGCCCCCGAGACGGCGTTGCCGAACGATATCGAGGTCCCGACGGGACTCGACGGTGCCGAGCCGACGACCGTCCGGCAGGTTCGAGTACCCGACCGGTCGCCCCCGCCCGGGTCCTGGGGGAACGGCCGCGTAGCCGCTTGCGGGCCGGTCGCCTGTCCCGTCGCACCGGCGACCGGGTTCCGGACCGCCCTCGCGGTCGAGGACGCCCTCGCGTTCGTCAGGGCGCTCACACGCTCGGGGCGACCGGCGTCGGCGGTCGTCGGCGCCTACGCGGCGGGTCGCGCCCGACGGCTCGCGACTCTCTTCGGGACGACTGCGGACGGTCGGTCCGACCACGACTACCCGGTTCCCGACGCCGCCGCGTCGCCGCTGGCGGCGGTCGGCCGCCTGCGGACGGTCGCGCTCGGTCCCGCGCTGTGCGAGCGGCTGGCCGCGCTCGAGCGAGAGGGTGTCCGGTGA
- a CDS encoding pyridoxamine 5'-phosphate oxidase family protein, with protein MQGLRWIQMSEDERDAFLGHGGAGVISFSTPPGDPPFTLPVSYGYDEGLGNFYFKLAVPPDSPKAEAIDEPVSFTSYARTDEGWRSVVATGTLEAVADMPEDSVAAQGMWAVDIPSVDIFERPREDVPFSDFRLAPTRISGRKEAQTEP; from the coding sequence ATGCAAGGCCTTCGCTGGATCCAGATGAGCGAGGACGAGCGCGACGCGTTTCTCGGACACGGCGGGGCGGGAGTCATCTCGTTCTCGACGCCGCCGGGCGACCCCCCGTTCACGCTGCCGGTCTCGTACGGCTACGACGAGGGCCTGGGGAACTTCTACTTCAAGCTCGCCGTGCCGCCGGACAGTCCGAAAGCCGAGGCGATCGACGAGCCGGTTTCGTTCACGTCGTACGCTCGGACGGACGAAGGGTGGCGCAGCGTCGTCGCCACCGGGACCCTCGAAGCGGTGGCCGACATGCCCGAGGACTCGGTCGCAGCACAGGGGATGTGGGCGGTCGACATCCCGTCGGTCGACATCTTCGAGCGGCCGCGCGAGGACGTACCGTTCAGTGACTTCCGGCTGGCGCCCACGCGGATCTCCGGGCGCAAGGAAGCACAGACCGAACCGTGA
- a CDS encoding ArsR/SmtB family transcription factor, translating into MVLTESVRSEPAQTPADATGDLSTDELLELLDAAYTRPILEAIRTEAKPARAIAEACGASRPTVYRRLNRLQEAGLVDTDLACDAEGHHRTVFEAAFDSLTIGFTDDGLSVKATGSDVGSGATADDREPVPARSR; encoded by the coding sequence ATGGTACTCACCGAATCAGTGCGGTCGGAGCCAGCCCAGACGCCTGCCGACGCGACGGGCGACCTCTCGACCGACGAACTCCTGGAACTGCTGGACGCGGCGTACACGAGACCGATCCTCGAAGCGATCCGGACCGAGGCGAAACCCGCCCGAGCGATCGCGGAAGCCTGTGGTGCGTCCCGTCCGACGGTGTACCGACGACTGAACCGGCTGCAGGAGGCCGGCCTCGTCGACACCGACCTCGCGTGCGACGCCGAGGGGCACCACCGGACGGTGTTCGAGGCCGCGTTCGACTCGCTGACCATCGGATTCACCGACGACGGTCTCTCGGTGAAAGCCACCGGGTCCGACGTCGGCTCCGGCGCCACCGCCGACGACCGCGAGCCGGTACCGGCCCGCTCGCGTTGA